The Ammospiza nelsoni isolate bAmmNel1 chromosome 10, bAmmNel1.pri, whole genome shotgun sequence genome includes a region encoding these proteins:
- the MFF gene encoding mitochondrial fission factor isoform X2: MSGAAFPSPAAEMAEMNRLQYEMEYTEGISQRMRVPEKLKVAPQNSDLDKSSLEGFPNASVTMQVPERIVVAGNSEDIPFSRPADLDILQSTPFKPLALKTPPRVISLSDRPLDFLDLEKPPQQTPQSEEVRAVGRLKRERSMSENAARQNGQLARNDSMWHRSDTVPRNKMPRFQSPLSTKDCTVTPSLQQARVCPPNMLPEDGINLYSARGILSFIQSSTRRAYQQVLDVLDENRRYTLSSFETTLEGTPDDMTVVDAASLRRQIIKLNRRLQLLEEENKERAKREMIMYSITVAFWLLNSWLWFRR; this comes from the exons ATGAGCGGGGCGGCGTTCCCGTCGCCGGCTGCCGAGATGGCCGAGATGAACCGGCTGCAGTACGAGATGGAATACACCGAGGGCATCAGCCAGCGCATGAGGGTCCCCGAGAAGCTCAAGGTGGCTCCTCAAAACTCTGACCTGGACAAGAGCAGCCTGGAAGGATTCCCAAATGCCAGTGTAACCATGCAGGTTCCAGAGCGGATTGTAGTGGCAG GTAATAGTGAAGACATTCCATTTTCCAGACCAGCAGACCTTGACATTCTTCAGTCTACTCCATTCAAACCACTGGCATTGAAAACTCCTCCCCGTGTTATTTCTCTTAGTGATCGACCGCTAGATTTTTTGGATCTAGAAAAACCTCCACAGCAGACACCTCAAAGTGAAGAG GTGCGCGCCGTGGGAAGGCTGAAGCGAGAGCGCTCCATGAGCGAGAACGCCGCGCGGCAGAACGGGCAGCTGGCCCGCAACGACTCCAT GTGGCACAGATCAGATACTGTCCCAAGAAATAAAATGCCACGGTTCCAGTCACCTCTTTCGACTAAGGATTGCAC TGTGACCCCATCACTGCAACAGGCCCGTGTCTGTCCTCCCAATATGTTACCTGAAGATGGAATTAATCTTTACTCTGCTCGTGGCATTTTGTCGTTTATCCAGTCTTCCACTCGTAGGGCTTACCAGCAGGTCTTGGATGTGCTGGATGAAAACCGCAG ATACACTCTCTCCAGCTTTGAAACGACGCTCGAGGGAACCCCAGATGACATGACAGTCGTAGATGCTGCCTCCCTAAGAAGACAG ATAATCAAACTTAATCGCCGTCTCCAGCTCCTggaagaagagaacaaagagcGTGCTAAGAGGGAAATGATCATGTATTCCATTACTGTAGCTTTCTGGCTACTCAATAGCTGGCTTTGGTTTCGGCGCTAG
- the MFF gene encoding mitochondrial fission factor isoform X4 has translation MSGAAFPSPAAEMAEMNRLQYEMEYTEGISQRMRVPEKLKVAPQNSDLDKSSLEGFPNASVTMQVPERIVVAGNSEDIPFSRPADLDILQSTPFKPLALKTPPRVISLSDRPLDFLDLEKPPQQTPQSEEVRAVGRLKRERSMSENAARQNGQLARNDSIVTPSLQQARVCPPNMLPEDGINLYSARGILSFIQSSTRRAYQQVLDVLDENRRYTLSSFETTLEGTPDDMTVVDAASLRRQIIKLNRRLQLLEEENKERAKREMIMYSITVAFWLLNSWLWFRR, from the exons ATGAGCGGGGCGGCGTTCCCGTCGCCGGCTGCCGAGATGGCCGAGATGAACCGGCTGCAGTACGAGATGGAATACACCGAGGGCATCAGCCAGCGCATGAGGGTCCCCGAGAAGCTCAAGGTGGCTCCTCAAAACTCTGACCTGGACAAGAGCAGCCTGGAAGGATTCCCAAATGCCAGTGTAACCATGCAGGTTCCAGAGCGGATTGTAGTGGCAG GTAATAGTGAAGACATTCCATTTTCCAGACCAGCAGACCTTGACATTCTTCAGTCTACTCCATTCAAACCACTGGCATTGAAAACTCCTCCCCGTGTTATTTCTCTTAGTGATCGACCGCTAGATTTTTTGGATCTAGAAAAACCTCCACAGCAGACACCTCAAAGTGAAGAG GTGCGCGCCGTGGGAAGGCTGAAGCGAGAGCGCTCCATGAGCGAGAACGCCGCGCGGCAGAACGGGCAGCTGGCCCGCAACGACTCCAT TGTGACCCCATCACTGCAACAGGCCCGTGTCTGTCCTCCCAATATGTTACCTGAAGATGGAATTAATCTTTACTCTGCTCGTGGCATTTTGTCGTTTATCCAGTCTTCCACTCGTAGGGCTTACCAGCAGGTCTTGGATGTGCTGGATGAAAACCGCAG ATACACTCTCTCCAGCTTTGAAACGACGCTCGAGGGAACCCCAGATGACATGACAGTCGTAGATGCTGCCTCCCTAAGAAGACAG ATAATCAAACTTAATCGCCGTCTCCAGCTCCTggaagaagagaacaaagagcGTGCTAAGAGGGAAATGATCATGTATTCCATTACTGTAGCTTTCTGGCTACTCAATAGCTGGCTTTGGTTTCGGCGCTAG
- the MFF gene encoding mitochondrial fission factor isoform X6, with protein MSGAAFPSPAAEMAEMNRLQYEMEYTEGISQRMRVPEKLKVAPQNSDLDKSSLEGFPNASVTMQVPERIVVAGNSEDIPFSRPADLDILQSTPFKPLALKTPPRVISLSDRPLDFLDLEKPPQQTPQSEEVRAVGRLKRERSMSENAARQNGQLARNDSMPMLRGGSAATTSSNPHHDNTRYTLSSFETTLEGTPDDMTVVDAASLRRQIIKLNRRLQLLEEENKERAKREMIMYSITVAFWLLNSWLWFRR; from the exons ATGAGCGGGGCGGCGTTCCCGTCGCCGGCTGCCGAGATGGCCGAGATGAACCGGCTGCAGTACGAGATGGAATACACCGAGGGCATCAGCCAGCGCATGAGGGTCCCCGAGAAGCTCAAGGTGGCTCCTCAAAACTCTGACCTGGACAAGAGCAGCCTGGAAGGATTCCCAAATGCCAGTGTAACCATGCAGGTTCCAGAGCGGATTGTAGTGGCAG GTAATAGTGAAGACATTCCATTTTCCAGACCAGCAGACCTTGACATTCTTCAGTCTACTCCATTCAAACCACTGGCATTGAAAACTCCTCCCCGTGTTATTTCTCTTAGTGATCGACCGCTAGATTTTTTGGATCTAGAAAAACCTCCACAGCAGACACCTCAAAGTGAAGAG GTGCGCGCCGTGGGAAGGCTGAAGCGAGAGCGCTCCATGAGCGAGAACGCCGCGCGGCAGAACGGGCAGCTGGCCCGCAACGACTCCAT GCCAATGTTACGTGGTGGGTCAGCTGCTACCACCTCCTCTAACCCTCATCATGACAACACCAG ATACACTCTCTCCAGCTTTGAAACGACGCTCGAGGGAACCCCAGATGACATGACAGTCGTAGATGCTGCCTCCCTAAGAAGACAG ATAATCAAACTTAATCGCCGTCTCCAGCTCCTggaagaagagaacaaagagcGTGCTAAGAGGGAAATGATCATGTATTCCATTACTGTAGCTTTCTGGCTACTCAATAGCTGGCTTTGGTTTCGGCGCTAG
- the MRPL44 gene encoding large ribosomal subunit protein mL44, with translation MAARLLLRAARPLLAGAGRGTGLGTAFSTAPPPEKKRWLRAYQELQRLQAPPQRRSEKPNWDYHAEIQAFSHRVQENFALDLLKTAFVNPCYIESEEARRRQLGLDKDAVALQLQDNTGLAERGLRFARAYLARCFEGAYPELPAKGVEALVNFLTSRELVSYVAQNLSIQDLALCRDFPAPPDVLQRTFLAVIGALLESSGPERTGIFVRDFFIPQLIGKDLFEIWEVVNPMGLLLEELTKRNISAPEPRITRQLGVSTVLPVYFVGLYCDKKMLAEGPGETLLAAEEEAARVALRKLYGYTENRRPWDYSKPKQELAAEKETNKEKAISSN, from the exons ATGGCCGCGCGGCTGCTCCtgcgggcggcgcggccgctcctggccggggccgggcggggcacCGGGCTCGGCACCGCGTTCAGCACCGCGCCGCCCCCCGAAAAGAAGCGCTGGCTCCGGGCGTACCAGGAGCTGCAGCGGCTGCAGGCGCCTCCGCAGCGGCG GTCCGAGAAGCCCAACTGGGATTACCACGCGGAGATCCAGGCCTTCAGCCACCGGGTGCAGGAAAACTTCGCCCTGGACCTTCTCAAGACTGCGTTTGTTAACCCCTGCTACATCGAGAGCGAGGAGGCGAGGCGCcggcagctggggctggacaAGGACGCGGTCGCTCTTCAGCTGCAGGACAACACCGGCCTTGCGGAGCGAGGGCTGCGCTTCGCCCGCGCGTACCTGGCGCGATGCTTTGAAGGCGCCTACCCAGAGTTACCTGCAAAGGGCGTAGAAGCACTGGTTAATTTTCTGACCAGTCGCGAACTTGTCTCTTATGTGGCTCAAAACCTGTCCATACAGGACCTGGCGCTCTGCAGGGATTTTCCTGCCCCTCCAGACGTGCTGCAGAGGACGTTCCTCGCTGTGATAGGAgccctgctggaaagcagcgGGCCCGAGAGAACCGGGATCTTTGTCAGG GACTTTTTTATTCCGCAGCTGATTGGAAAAGATCTGTTTGAGATCTGGGAAGTTGTAAATCCTATGGGCTTACTGCTGGAAGAACTGACCAAGAGGAATATCTCTGCTCCAGAACCAAGAATTACCAGGCAGCTGGGAGTCAGCACAGTCCTGCCAGTCTACTTTGTTGGGTTGTACTG TGATAAGAAGATGTTAGCTGAAGGCCCTGGTGAAacactgctggctgcagaggaggaggctgcacGAGTGGCACTGCGGAAGCTCTATGGGTACACAGAGAACAGGAGACCTTGGGATTACTCCAAACCCAAACAAGAATTGGCagctgaaaaggaaacaaacaaggaaaaggCAATCAGCAGTAACTAG
- the MFF gene encoding mitochondrial fission factor isoform X5 — MSGAAFPSPAAEMAEMNRLQYEMEYTEGISQRMRVPEKLKVAPQNSDLDKSSLEGFPNASVTMQVPERIVVAGNSEDIPFSRPADLDILQSTPFKPLALKTPPRVISLSDRPLDFLDLEKPPQQTPQSEEVRAVGRLKRERSMSENAARQNGQLARNDSMWHRSDTVPRNKMPRFQSPLSTKDCTPMLRGGSAATTSSNPHHDNTRYTLSSFETTLEGTPDDMTVVDAASLRRQIIKLNRRLQLLEEENKERAKREMIMYSITVAFWLLNSWLWFRR; from the exons ATGAGCGGGGCGGCGTTCCCGTCGCCGGCTGCCGAGATGGCCGAGATGAACCGGCTGCAGTACGAGATGGAATACACCGAGGGCATCAGCCAGCGCATGAGGGTCCCCGAGAAGCTCAAGGTGGCTCCTCAAAACTCTGACCTGGACAAGAGCAGCCTGGAAGGATTCCCAAATGCCAGTGTAACCATGCAGGTTCCAGAGCGGATTGTAGTGGCAG GTAATAGTGAAGACATTCCATTTTCCAGACCAGCAGACCTTGACATTCTTCAGTCTACTCCATTCAAACCACTGGCATTGAAAACTCCTCCCCGTGTTATTTCTCTTAGTGATCGACCGCTAGATTTTTTGGATCTAGAAAAACCTCCACAGCAGACACCTCAAAGTGAAGAG GTGCGCGCCGTGGGAAGGCTGAAGCGAGAGCGCTCCATGAGCGAGAACGCCGCGCGGCAGAACGGGCAGCTGGCCCGCAACGACTCCAT GTGGCACAGATCAGATACTGTCCCAAGAAATAAAATGCCACGGTTCCAGTCACCTCTTTCGACTAAGGATTGCAC GCCAATGTTACGTGGTGGGTCAGCTGCTACCACCTCCTCTAACCCTCATCATGACAACACCAG ATACACTCTCTCCAGCTTTGAAACGACGCTCGAGGGAACCCCAGATGACATGACAGTCGTAGATGCTGCCTCCCTAAGAAGACAG ATAATCAAACTTAATCGCCGTCTCCAGCTCCTggaagaagagaacaaagagcGTGCTAAGAGGGAAATGATCATGTATTCCATTACTGTAGCTTTCTGGCTACTCAATAGCTGGCTTTGGTTTCGGCGCTAG
- the MFF gene encoding mitochondrial fission factor isoform X1 — MSGAAFPSPAAEMAEMNRLQYEMEYTEGISQRMRVPEKLKVAPQNSDLDKSSLEGFPNASVTMQVPERIVVAGNSEDIPFSRPADLDILQSTPFKPLALKTPPRVISLSDRPLDFLDLEKPPQQTPQSEEVRAVGRLKRERSMSENAARQNGQLARNDSMWHRSDTVPRNKMPRFQSPLSTKDCTVTPSLQQARVCPPNMLPEDGINLYSARGILSFIQSSTRRAYQQVLDVLDENRRPMLRGGSAATTSSNPHHDNTRYTLSSFETTLEGTPDDMTVVDAASLRRQIIKLNRRLQLLEEENKERAKREMIMYSITVAFWLLNSWLWFRR; from the exons ATGAGCGGGGCGGCGTTCCCGTCGCCGGCTGCCGAGATGGCCGAGATGAACCGGCTGCAGTACGAGATGGAATACACCGAGGGCATCAGCCAGCGCATGAGGGTCCCCGAGAAGCTCAAGGTGGCTCCTCAAAACTCTGACCTGGACAAGAGCAGCCTGGAAGGATTCCCAAATGCCAGTGTAACCATGCAGGTTCCAGAGCGGATTGTAGTGGCAG GTAATAGTGAAGACATTCCATTTTCCAGACCAGCAGACCTTGACATTCTTCAGTCTACTCCATTCAAACCACTGGCATTGAAAACTCCTCCCCGTGTTATTTCTCTTAGTGATCGACCGCTAGATTTTTTGGATCTAGAAAAACCTCCACAGCAGACACCTCAAAGTGAAGAG GTGCGCGCCGTGGGAAGGCTGAAGCGAGAGCGCTCCATGAGCGAGAACGCCGCGCGGCAGAACGGGCAGCTGGCCCGCAACGACTCCAT GTGGCACAGATCAGATACTGTCCCAAGAAATAAAATGCCACGGTTCCAGTCACCTCTTTCGACTAAGGATTGCAC TGTGACCCCATCACTGCAACAGGCCCGTGTCTGTCCTCCCAATATGTTACCTGAAGATGGAATTAATCTTTACTCTGCTCGTGGCATTTTGTCGTTTATCCAGTCTTCCACTCGTAGGGCTTACCAGCAGGTCTTGGATGTGCTGGATGAAAACCGCAG GCCAATGTTACGTGGTGGGTCAGCTGCTACCACCTCCTCTAACCCTCATCATGACAACACCAG ATACACTCTCTCCAGCTTTGAAACGACGCTCGAGGGAACCCCAGATGACATGACAGTCGTAGATGCTGCCTCCCTAAGAAGACAG ATAATCAAACTTAATCGCCGTCTCCAGCTCCTggaagaagagaacaaagagcGTGCTAAGAGGGAAATGATCATGTATTCCATTACTGTAGCTTTCTGGCTACTCAATAGCTGGCTTTGGTTTCGGCGCTAG
- the MFF gene encoding mitochondrial fission factor isoform X7 gives MSGAAFPSPAAEMAEMNRLQYEMEYTEGISQRMRVPEKLKVAPQNSDLDKSSLEGFPNASVTMQVPERIVVAGNSEDIPFSRPADLDILQSTPFKPLALKTPPRVISLSDRPLDFLDLEKPPQQTPQSEEVRAVGRLKRERSMSENAARQNGQLARNDSIYTLSSFETTLEGTPDDMTVVDAASLRRQIIKLNRRLQLLEEENKERAKREMIMYSITVAFWLLNSWLWFRR, from the exons ATGAGCGGGGCGGCGTTCCCGTCGCCGGCTGCCGAGATGGCCGAGATGAACCGGCTGCAGTACGAGATGGAATACACCGAGGGCATCAGCCAGCGCATGAGGGTCCCCGAGAAGCTCAAGGTGGCTCCTCAAAACTCTGACCTGGACAAGAGCAGCCTGGAAGGATTCCCAAATGCCAGTGTAACCATGCAGGTTCCAGAGCGGATTGTAGTGGCAG GTAATAGTGAAGACATTCCATTTTCCAGACCAGCAGACCTTGACATTCTTCAGTCTACTCCATTCAAACCACTGGCATTGAAAACTCCTCCCCGTGTTATTTCTCTTAGTGATCGACCGCTAGATTTTTTGGATCTAGAAAAACCTCCACAGCAGACACCTCAAAGTGAAGAG GTGCGCGCCGTGGGAAGGCTGAAGCGAGAGCGCTCCATGAGCGAGAACGCCGCGCGGCAGAACGGGCAGCTGGCCCGCAACGACTCCAT ATACACTCTCTCCAGCTTTGAAACGACGCTCGAGGGAACCCCAGATGACATGACAGTCGTAGATGCTGCCTCCCTAAGAAGACAG ATAATCAAACTTAATCGCCGTCTCCAGCTCCTggaagaagagaacaaagagcGTGCTAAGAGGGAAATGATCATGTATTCCATTACTGTAGCTTTCTGGCTACTCAATAGCTGGCTTTGGTTTCGGCGCTAG
- the MFF gene encoding mitochondrial fission factor isoform X3 → MSGAAFPSPAAEMAEMNRLQYEMEYTEGISQRMRVPEKLKVAPQNSDLDKSSLEGFPNASVTMQVPERIVVAGNSEDIPFSRPADLDILQSTPFKPLALKTPPRVISLSDRPLDFLDLEKPPQQTPQSEEVRAVGRLKRERSMSENAARQNGQLARNDSIVTPSLQQARVCPPNMLPEDGINLYSARGILSFIQSSTRRAYQQVLDVLDENRRPMLRGGSAATTSSNPHHDNTRYTLSSFETTLEGTPDDMTVVDAASLRRQIIKLNRRLQLLEEENKERAKREMIMYSITVAFWLLNSWLWFRR, encoded by the exons ATGAGCGGGGCGGCGTTCCCGTCGCCGGCTGCCGAGATGGCCGAGATGAACCGGCTGCAGTACGAGATGGAATACACCGAGGGCATCAGCCAGCGCATGAGGGTCCCCGAGAAGCTCAAGGTGGCTCCTCAAAACTCTGACCTGGACAAGAGCAGCCTGGAAGGATTCCCAAATGCCAGTGTAACCATGCAGGTTCCAGAGCGGATTGTAGTGGCAG GTAATAGTGAAGACATTCCATTTTCCAGACCAGCAGACCTTGACATTCTTCAGTCTACTCCATTCAAACCACTGGCATTGAAAACTCCTCCCCGTGTTATTTCTCTTAGTGATCGACCGCTAGATTTTTTGGATCTAGAAAAACCTCCACAGCAGACACCTCAAAGTGAAGAG GTGCGCGCCGTGGGAAGGCTGAAGCGAGAGCGCTCCATGAGCGAGAACGCCGCGCGGCAGAACGGGCAGCTGGCCCGCAACGACTCCAT TGTGACCCCATCACTGCAACAGGCCCGTGTCTGTCCTCCCAATATGTTACCTGAAGATGGAATTAATCTTTACTCTGCTCGTGGCATTTTGTCGTTTATCCAGTCTTCCACTCGTAGGGCTTACCAGCAGGTCTTGGATGTGCTGGATGAAAACCGCAG GCCAATGTTACGTGGTGGGTCAGCTGCTACCACCTCCTCTAACCCTCATCATGACAACACCAG ATACACTCTCTCCAGCTTTGAAACGACGCTCGAGGGAACCCCAGATGACATGACAGTCGTAGATGCTGCCTCCCTAAGAAGACAG ATAATCAAACTTAATCGCCGTCTCCAGCTCCTggaagaagagaacaaagagcGTGCTAAGAGGGAAATGATCATGTATTCCATTACTGTAGCTTTCTGGCTACTCAATAGCTGGCTTTGGTTTCGGCGCTAG